In Carassius gibelio isolate Cgi1373 ecotype wild population from Czech Republic chromosome A10, carGib1.2-hapl.c, whole genome shotgun sequence, the DNA window CTGGCCCCTCAACTTTCTCCTTAGTTGAACAAACACACAGAAGTCAAAGTATTTAATGTGATTTGTCTTTATTCAGAGTGAATCTGCCTGTTAGGGGTGAAAACGCACAAATAAATGTTGTGGAAAGTGATCAAAAaggtcatttttttttccttttccttttttaaaaatggTAGTTCTACTTGCATTTTTCTGTAGCTGTTGAATTTCCAGCTCCAACTTCCTCATCTTCAGTTTTTTATACTGGATGTCGATATCAATCACTTCCATTTGTTTAAGGAGGTAGCGTTTATACACTCCTTTTATGTTTTCTGGGTTCTGTAGCAACATAGATTTAAGTTATTTCATTGAATACTCgtcacattgttttcatttcttaATACTCACTTTGTCACATGTGGTCCCAGACTGAGAGGGCTCTAGAACAGTGTCAGCATCCTGAAAACACATTATGATCATTTTATCACACAAGTACACTTTTTATATTCAATAAAGTATCACATGGAACCTGTGACTACCTCAGGCCTCCTTGAACATACAGACACagtctcctcatcctcctcaacTCCCATCACTTCTCCCTGTGACCACTGATTAAACTCAGTTAAAATCATTAGCATACATGTCTTATTTAAAAGGTCTCATACTCACAGGCAACATGATGTCTGGTGGATCCATACAGCATACAGAAtcttgatagaaaaaaaaaatttttttttaccaaaatgcaCCATTACAGTAGCACAAGTACTTCTACGTGACATTACTGCTATGATGTACTTAGGTTTACAATGCCTAAGGAAGGAGGAAATCAGTTAGTCAGGAATGAATAAtgctaataaaacacacacaccttttatATACTCACTCCTTATACTACGTGATATCATTTTAGATGATGTCCCCCCCTCTATTCCCTCAAGGACGGGCCTCCCTTTATTAATTTCCAAAGCCAGCTCCTCTGCAGGAGTGAAGCTGGCTGGTGGTGGCCCTCCCCCAGTGCCAGCAACCTCAGTCTTCTTTTTGGtcgctgcaattaaaaaaaaatacataaaaaaaaaaaaccctgaatacTTGTAACTTCAAGCTGGCATTGATTACATATATACATCCCATTAGATTTACTTACCATTCtgaactatatttttatattttattttcacctgCTGCCAGGTTCTTTTTCCTTCACTTAAGTTGCTGCTGCATGAAAGCAATTAACATTACTGTTATTCACACACAAACTTTGCAATGTATTGTGACACACATTCAATgttgataaattatttaaaatagcttACACCGCTACTTACGCATTGAGACGATCAGCAATTTCCTGCCAACCTTTCTCTCTTGCTTTATTTATTGCCGCTGTATTGCCTTTTTTGGTGATGACATCTTTAAATTCTTCATATGTTTCCAATAGCAAACGCTGTTCCGTTGCCGTGAACATCGCTGCTCTATCTTTTCCTTTTGTTGCCATGGTAGCCCACAGTAAATCGATTGACCCATGCTCGACTTTTCAGGACTTTTAAACAATGGCGTGCACGCGCAATTATCTAGACTATTTAAACCTGACTCAAATTAGTAAAATCACATGATCCTCAACTTACTGTTATGGAACCAATTTAAGCGCGGATGTTTAGCTCGTCTCATTCAAGTCAGGTTTTGGACTTTAATCCCCGCTTTTCTAAGCTGCTATTATGGAACAGCCCCCTGAAGCACATTCTTCATTCATAATTTTGTAGAAGTAGAGTTATAAAGGCAATTATAAAAATAGATCGCCATCTTGCTCTAACCAAAGTGACTTCCCTAgtgaaaaagtaatatatttaaaaatacatttatttcataccaaGTACAGAATAGTTCAAATTTATGAACATATTTACTGGCACCTCGCTCGAGGCActgatataaacattttaattaaactttatttggagtactaaaatgtgttttaatgtctttattgataaggattgtatgatctttgagTAATAtcggtctttaaatgcaagatatttaaagtttacctgaagtatacttgcaatagttccactttagcacaatcaaatatgtTTCAGtatatatctttagttggacctCAGCACTACCTccacacaaatacaaaataagctgTTCCAATTCAGCAGACTATAGTTTACCAATTTAGTATGCTAAAAGTGCAATCCCAgcgtatttttattaagtacataaatatctAAAAGCATCtgtagtatacttagcatgaaataaatgtttaaactattttagtatatttatttttcactagggttgAATGCACCTGATATATTAAAGGGGTctgatgtgtttatgtggtttaaggtaaaaaaaaaaaaaaaaactgcactttgTTTCCTAAATAGGGGGCGACAAAATTTTCCAATGACATTTAGTTGGTCACAACCCAATCAGAACATATTTTAATCTTAAATGTTCAATATGCAACTGTAGAATTACTGTGTAATCTGGACCAATGATATTTCACAGTGTCTACTCACCACAAAATGCTTGTCACAATCTCAGGTTAGGACACGGTGTTGAGTTACAGATTCGGTGTCCCTGGAGTAACCGAAGGTTGGCTCTGTGACGTATTGCTGTAAGTCTGCAACAATGCTAGCTCAGCAAAAGCACTGAAGGTGCTTCCTTTTGCCATGAATACATAGATCCCTGCACTCGAGCTCCCTTCTG includes these proteins:
- the LOC128021479 gene encoding uncharacterized protein LOC128021479 isoform X4 gives rise to the protein MATKGKDRAAMFTATEQRLLLETYEEFKDVITKKGNTAAINKAREKGWQEIADRLNASNLSEGKRTWQQVKIKYKNIVQNATKKKTEVAGTGGGPPPASFTPAEELALEINKGRPVLEGIEGGTSSKMISRSIRSEYIKDSVCCMDPPDIMLPWSQGEVMGVEEDEETVSVCSRRPEDADTVLEPSQSGTTCDKNPENIKGVYKRYLLKQMEVIDIDIQYKKLKMRKLELEIQQLQKNANSL
- the LOC128021479 gene encoding uncharacterized protein LOC128021479 isoform X2, producing MATKGKDRAAMFTATEQRLLLETYEEFKDVITKKGNTAAINKAREKGWQEIADRLNANLSEGKRTWQQVKIKYKNIVQNATKKKTEVAGTGGGPPPASFTPAEELALEINKGRPVLEGIEGGTSSKMISRSIRSEYIKDSVCCMDPPDIMLPWSQGEVMGVEEDEETVSVCSRRPEDADTVLEPSQSGTTCDKNPENIKGVYKRYLLKQMEVIDIDIQYKKLKMRKLELEIQQLQKNASRTTIFKKGKGKKNDLFDHFPQHLFVRFHP
- the LOC128021479 gene encoding uncharacterized protein LOC128021479 isoform X1; translated protein: MATKGKDRAAMFTATEQRLLLETYEEFKDVITKKGNTAAINKAREKGWQEIADRLNASNLSEGKRTWQQVKIKYKNIVQNATKKKTEVAGTGGGPPPASFTPAEELALEINKGRPVLEGIEGGTSSKMISRSIRSEYIKDSVCCMDPPDIMLPWSQGEVMGVEEDEETVSVCSRRPEDADTVLEPSQSGTTCDKNPENIKGVYKRYLLKQMEVIDIDIQYKKLKMRKLELEIQQLQKNASRTTIFKKGKGKKNDLFDHFPQHLFVRFHP
- the LOC128021479 gene encoding uncharacterized protein LOC128021479 isoform X3 produces the protein MATKGKDRAAMFTATEQRLLLETYEEFKDVITKKGNTAAINKAREKGWQEIADRLNASNLSEGKRTWQQVKIKYKNIVQNATKKKTEVAGTGGGPPPASFTPAEELALEINKGRPVLEGIEGGTSSKMISRSIRSEYIKDSVCCMDPPDIMLPGEVMGVEEDEETVSVCSRRPEDADTVLEPSQSGTTCDKNPENIKGVYKRYLLKQMEVIDIDIQYKKLKMRKLELEIQQLQKNASRTTIFKKGKGKKNDLFDHFPQHLFVRFHP